In Vitis vinifera cultivar Pinot Noir 40024 chromosome 17, ASM3070453v1, one genomic interval encodes:
- the LOC109124319 gene encoding uncharacterized protein LOC109124319: MDVLGDSILVLKQVRGDWKTRDAKLKPYHAYLELLIEKIEELKYIHLLRAQNQFVDALTTLASIVDIPTNVIVHPLLIDTRFGPAYGHLIDETKVQDDLPWFDDIHQFLISSTYPKATIAKDRRELRQLATRFVICGETLCKRSIDDRLLPVCSEIPKVSDA, from the exons ATGGATGTACTTGGTGATTCCATTCTAGTACTCAAACAGGTTCGGGGTGACTGGAAGACCAGAGATGCAAAGCTAAAGCCATACCACGCCTACCTAGAGTTATTGATTGAAAAAATTGAGGAGTTGAAATACATTCATCTCCTTAGAGCACAGAATCAGTTTGTTGATGCTTTAACTACCCTAGCTTCTATAGTTGACATTCCAACTAATGTGATAGTTCATCCCTTGCTGATTGATACTAGATTTGGGCCCGCTTATGGTCACTTGATTGATGAGACAAAGGTCCAGGATGACCTACCATGGTTTGATGACATTCATCAGTTTCTCATATCTAGCACATACCCTAAGGCTACGATAGCCAAGGATCGGAGAGAATTGAGGCAATTagccactagatttgtgataTGTGGAGAGACTTTATGCAAACGATCGATCGATG ACAGATTAttgccagtttgttcagagatTCCCAAAGTGTCAGATGCATAG
- the LOC100266514 gene encoding NAC domain-containing protein 54 isoform X2 — protein MAPVGLPPGFRFHPTDEELVNYYLKRKIHGQEIELDIIPEVDLYKCEPWELAEKSFLPSRDPEWYFFGPRDRKYPNGFRTNRATRAGYWKSTGKDRRVTCQSRAIGMKKTLVYYRGRAPQGIRTDWVMHEYRLDDKECEETSGIQDSYALCRVFKKNGICSESEEQGQCSSSLIESSQGVLNDYETMSPDVPLPSSSCMEEEDKDDSWMQFITDDAWCSSNTIMGGADEVSCPPAFTN, from the exons ATGGCGCCAGTCGGATTACCTCCAGGTTTTAGGTTTCATCCCACTGATGAAGAGCTTGTGAATTACTATCTCAAGAGGAAGATTCATGGACAAGAGATTGAACTTGATATCATTCCTGAGGTCGATCTCTACAAATGTGAGCCTTGGGAGTTGGCAG AGAAGTCATTTTTGCCTAGTAGAGATCCAGAGTGGTACTTCTTTGGACCACGGGATCGAAAATACCCTAACGGGTTCAGGACTAATAGGGCAACCCGGGCGGGATACTGGAAATCCACAGGAAAAGACCGGAGAGTAACATGCCAAAGTCGCGCCATTGGAATGAAGAAAACACTGGTTTACTACCGTGGCCGTGCTCCTCAGGGGATTAGGACGGATTGGGTGATGCATGAGTACCGCCTTGATGACAAGGAATGTGAAGAAACGTCCGGAATTCAG GATTCCTACGCATTGTGTCGGGTGTTCAAGAAAAACGGGATATGCTCGGAGAGTGAAGAGCAAGGACAATGTAGCTCGTCATTGATAGAGAGCTCACAAGGCGTCCTCAATGACTACGAGACCATGTCGCCGGACGTTCCCCTACCATCCTCTTCATGCATGGAGGAGGAAGACAAAGATGACTCATGGATGCAGTTCATAACCGACGATGCATGGTGTTCTTCCAACACGATCATGGGTGGCGCCGATGAAGTCTCGTGCCCGCCTGCATTCACAAACTGA
- the LOC100266514 gene encoding NAC domain-containing protein 54 isoform X1, which translates to MAPVGLPPGFRFHPTDEELVNYYLKRKIHGQEIELDIIPEVDLYKCEPWELAEKSFLPSRDPEWYFFGPRDRKYPNGFRTNRATRAGYWKSTGKDRRVTCQSRAIGMKKTLVYYRGRAPQGIRTDWVMHEYRLDDKECEETSGIQVDSYALCRVFKKNGICSESEEQGQCSSSLIESSQGVLNDYETMSPDVPLPSSSCMEEEDKDDSWMQFITDDAWCSSNTIMGGADEVSCPPAFTN; encoded by the exons ATGGCGCCAGTCGGATTACCTCCAGGTTTTAGGTTTCATCCCACTGATGAAGAGCTTGTGAATTACTATCTCAAGAGGAAGATTCATGGACAAGAGATTGAACTTGATATCATTCCTGAGGTCGATCTCTACAAATGTGAGCCTTGGGAGTTGGCAG AGAAGTCATTTTTGCCTAGTAGAGATCCAGAGTGGTACTTCTTTGGACCACGGGATCGAAAATACCCTAACGGGTTCAGGACTAATAGGGCAACCCGGGCGGGATACTGGAAATCCACAGGAAAAGACCGGAGAGTAACATGCCAAAGTCGCGCCATTGGAATGAAGAAAACACTGGTTTACTACCGTGGCCGTGCTCCTCAGGGGATTAGGACGGATTGGGTGATGCATGAGTACCGCCTTGATGACAAGGAATGTGAAGAAACGTCCGGAATTCAGGTA GATTCCTACGCATTGTGTCGGGTGTTCAAGAAAAACGGGATATGCTCGGAGAGTGAAGAGCAAGGACAATGTAGCTCGTCATTGATAGAGAGCTCACAAGGCGTCCTCAATGACTACGAGACCATGTCGCCGGACGTTCCCCTACCATCCTCTTCATGCATGGAGGAGGAAGACAAAGATGACTCATGGATGCAGTTCATAACCGACGATGCATGGTGTTCTTCCAACACGATCATGGGTGGCGCCGATGAAGTCTCGTGCCCGCCTGCATTCACAAACTGA